From one Candidatus Krumholzibacteriota bacterium genomic stretch:
- a CDS encoding GWxTD domain-containing protein, with protein sequence MRFERLIPFVCLVLLPFISIRARAGDEPAALLFDEIGRYERLDRWERENYEALRFLMNDQQKRQYLRLATRAERDRWLAIFWKLHDPTPATAKNERRVEHEERAKQARKQYPSARFPFVDGRGETLIRFGEPDYIHAVDGNLVSVEQRLDWFRFKMPGEVWFYNRIDIVVPFEEVKLDGECTYLMEINTIDRNMREFHAQYSPGGLGLLASEGWFALNEYLNYNPGNVLDLEYTDVEELNNFYAAVEDDRFVHAYDLDNEPIRFYHDVCCFRGGSGVVRTEVNVEIPTSELTFREEEWEHRASFELLVTILDREMRDVVSARKTSRLSFKELDPEAPALIPAQFTFSVDPGYYRICVEARDGYSRGHGCYRSSRNIRMVGESLDISDLLFASSIGPAGDGDTFVRGTLRVVPHPMRAYRRPGAIEVYYEIYGLDTDDGDVAFYSVEYSITPLEKRRSGLRLVNAGTVISSRFRTSAYGRTQRERIEIDTGELWEGAFRLSVEVTDERTKETVTAEGRFSVVE encoded by the coding sequence CGTTCGTCTGCCTCGTTCTCCTGCCCTTCATTTCTATCCGCGCCCGCGCCGGGGACGAACCCGCCGCCCTCCTCTTCGACGAGATCGGCCGCTACGAGCGGCTCGACCGGTGGGAGCGCGAGAACTACGAGGCACTCCGCTTCCTGATGAACGACCAGCAGAAGCGGCAGTACCTGCGGCTCGCGACGCGCGCGGAGCGCGACCGGTGGCTCGCGATCTTCTGGAAGCTGCACGATCCCACCCCCGCCACCGCGAAAAACGAGCGCAGGGTCGAGCACGAGGAGCGCGCCAAGCAGGCCCGGAAGCAATACCCGAGCGCGCGGTTCCCCTTCGTGGACGGCCGGGGCGAGACCCTGATCCGTTTCGGCGAGCCCGACTACATCCACGCGGTCGACGGCAACCTCGTCTCCGTCGAGCAGCGGCTCGACTGGTTCCGGTTCAAGATGCCCGGCGAGGTCTGGTTCTACAACCGGATCGACATCGTCGTGCCCTTCGAGGAGGTCAAGCTCGACGGCGAATGCACGTACCTCATGGAGATCAACACGATCGATCGCAACATGCGGGAGTTCCACGCGCAGTACTCGCCCGGGGGGCTCGGGCTCCTCGCGAGCGAAGGGTGGTTCGCGCTCAACGAGTACCTGAACTACAACCCCGGCAACGTCCTCGATCTCGAGTACACCGACGTCGAGGAGCTGAACAACTTCTACGCCGCCGTCGAGGACGACCGCTTCGTCCACGCCTACGACCTGGACAACGAGCCGATCAGGTTCTACCACGACGTCTGCTGTTTCCGGGGCGGAAGCGGCGTGGTCCGCACGGAGGTGAACGTCGAGATTCCGACGAGCGAGCTGACCTTCCGCGAGGAGGAGTGGGAGCACCGCGCCTCCTTCGAGCTCCTCGTCACCATCCTCGACCGGGAGATGCGCGATGTGGTCTCGGCCCGGAAGACCTCCCGCCTCTCCTTCAAGGAACTCGACCCCGAGGCGCCGGCTCTCATCCCCGCGCAGTTCACCTTCTCGGTGGACCCCGGATACTACCGGATCTGCGTCGAGGCGAGGGACGGCTACTCGCGCGGGCACGGCTGCTACCGTTCGAGCCGGAACATCCGCATGGTGGGGGAGTCGCTCGATATCAGCGACCTTTTGTTCGCGAGCTCGATCGGGCCCGCGGGGGATGGCGACACCTTCGTTCGGGGAACGCTGCGGGTCGTCCCGCATCCGATGCGCGCCTATCGACGGCCGGGCGCCATCGAGGTCTACTACGAGATCTACGGCCTCGACACCGACGACGGGGACGTCGCCTTCTACTCTGTCGAGTACTCGATCACGCCCCTGGAGAAGAGGCGGTCCGGCCTCCGCCTCGTGAACGCCGGCACGGTGATCTCCTCGCGGTTCAGGACGTCGGCCTACGGGCGTACCCAGCGGGAACGGATCGAGATCGACACCGGGGAGCTCTGGGAGGGCGCCTTCCGCCTGAGCGTCGAGGTGACCGACGAGCGGACGAAGGAGACGGTGACCGCGGAAGGCAGATTTTCCGTGGTTGAATGA